One part of the Bacteroidia bacterium genome encodes these proteins:
- a CDS encoding N-acetylornithine carbamoyltransferase: MQHFTSRKDVSDIQALLKKAQSISADPFQQTELGKNKTLGLIFFNSSLRTRLSTQKAAANLGMNCIVMNIGTDGWKLEFQDGTVMDQDKAEHAKDAIAVMGSYCDILGVRAFPGLKDRQADYEEQILNSFIQYAGVPIVSLESSTLHPLQSFADLISIETYKKTEKPKVVLTWAPHPKALPQAVGNSFVEWMKETDYELIVTHPEGYELAEKFGEGVKVEYDQSKAFEGADFVYAKNWSSYASYGQILSQDRSWVVDEEKMSLTNDAHFMHCLPVRRNVVVADEVIDSPKSLVIQQASNRVVSAQTVLASLLEAL, from the coding sequence ATGCAACATTTTACCTCAAGAAAAGACGTAAGCGATATACAGGCCTTATTAAAAAAGGCTCAATCCATCAGTGCTGATCCCTTTCAGCAAACTGAACTCGGCAAAAACAAAACCCTGGGACTGATCTTCTTCAATTCCAGTCTGCGTACTCGCCTGAGCACCCAAAAAGCCGCCGCCAATCTGGGCATGAATTGCATAGTCATGAATATCGGCACAGATGGCTGGAAATTGGAGTTTCAGGATGGAACGGTCATGGATCAGGACAAAGCAGAACATGCCAAAGATGCTATTGCTGTCATGGGTTCCTATTGTGATATTCTGGGAGTTCGTGCTTTTCCGGGATTAAAGGATCGCCAGGCAGACTATGAAGAGCAAATTTTAAACAGCTTTATCCAGTATGCAGGTGTTCCCATCGTATCCCTGGAATCTTCTACTTTGCATCCGCTGCAATCATTCGCCGACCTCATCAGCATAGAAACATATAAAAAAACGGAGAAGCCCAAAGTAGTATTGACCTGGGCTCCACATCCAAAGGCTTTACCTCAGGCAGTTGGGAATTCATTTGTGGAATGGATGAAAGAGACTGATTATGAATTGATCGTAACCCATCCGGAAGGCTATGAATTGGCAGAAAAATTTGGAGAGGGAGTAAAGGTCGAATACGATCAAAGCAAAGCCTTTGAAGGAGCAGATTTTGTGTATGCGAAAAACTGGTCCTCTTACGCTTCTTATGGCCAGATATTGAGTCAGGATAGAAGTTGGGTAGTAGATGAAGAAAAAATGTCTCTGACGAATGATGCCCATTTTATGCATTGTTTACCGGTCAGACGAAATGTGGTAGTGGCTGATGAAGTCATTGATTCTCCGAAATCTTTGGTCATACAGCAGGCATCCAATCGGGTAGTTTCTGCTCAAACGGTACTGGCCAGTCTGTTAGAAGCTTTATAA
- the argB gene encoding acetylglutamate kinase, with protein MKKPLYILKIGGKVLSNPDQCNSLLQAFSALDAAKILVHGGGKTGTEIAEKLGIEAKMIEGRRITDEAMLEVAMMVYGGLMNKGVVAQLQALGQNALGLTGADMDVITSIKRPVKEIDYGFAGDIVKVNDQQLFRLLEDGILPVMAPLTHDGKGKMLNTNADTIASTVARSMAKHFEVHLMYSFEMSGVLKDPKDQDSLIPLLNADSYERYKAEGVIVGGMIPKLDNAFSALASGVHRVYICHASAIAGLNTNKFRGTQIFLS; from the coding sequence ATGAAAAAACCCTTGTATATCCTGAAGATTGGAGGTAAGGTTTTAAGCAATCCTGATCAATGCAATTCCTTGTTGCAAGCCTTTTCCGCACTTGATGCAGCCAAAATCCTGGTACATGGAGGAGGAAAAACAGGTACTGAGATCGCCGAAAAACTGGGCATAGAAGCCAAAATGATTGAGGGGCGAAGGATTACCGATGAAGCCATGCTTGAGGTGGCCATGATGGTTTATGGCGGGCTGATGAACAAAGGAGTGGTGGCTCAATTGCAGGCATTGGGGCAAAATGCACTAGGGCTTACCGGAGCAGATATGGATGTGATCACTTCAATCAAAAGACCTGTAAAAGAAATCGATTATGGCTTTGCCGGAGATATCGTCAAAGTAAACGATCAGCAGTTATTCCGTCTATTGGAGGATGGGATACTTCCCGTAATGGCTCCCTTGACTCACGACGGCAAGGGAAAAATGCTCAATACCAATGCAGATACGATAGCCTCTACCGTAGCTCGATCTATGGCCAAGCATTTTGAGGTGCATCTTATGTATAGCTTTGAAATGAGTGGAGTATTGAAAGATCCCAAAGATCAGGACAGCCTCATTCCCTTGCTGAACGCAGATTCCTATGAAAGATATAAGGCCGAAGGCGTAATAGTTGGTGGAATGATCCCCAAGTTAGATAATGCTTTTTCCGCACTGGCTTCAGGCGTACATCGCGTATATATTTGTCATGCTTCTGCTATAGCAGGACTCAACACAAACAAATTCAGAGGAACACAGATATTCCTCTCTTAG
- a CDS encoding M20 family metallo-hydrolase, with the protein MIGPKELKQNAIELLKKLIETPSISREENVTANHIEKFLQDAGVKTQRKGNNIWAFNKVFIEGQTTLLLNSHHDTVKPNASYKNDPFKAIVEEDKLYGLGSNDAGGCLVSLIATFLHFYERPDLPFNLVLAATAEEEISGANGIASILEEIGNIDVAIVGEPTQMRMAIAEKGLMVLDCTVRGKAGHAAREEGINSIYKSLSDIQWFQNYAFEEVSELLGPVKMSVTQIHAGTQHNVVPDSCKFVVDVRTNEFYSNEDAYKIITEEVSCMVKARSFRLNSSRIDLKHPLVRAGQSMGLEHFGSPTLSDQALIPFPSMKIGPGKSARSHTADEFVLISEIEAGIDTYIKLITRLEGYYEPDSDETWEDQNEASLNLSADIGMSL; encoded by the coding sequence ATGATAGGGCCCAAAGAACTTAAACAAAACGCCATTGAGCTTTTGAAAAAGCTCATAGAAACTCCTTCCATCAGTCGGGAAGAGAATGTCACCGCCAATCACATTGAGAAGTTTCTTCAGGATGCAGGGGTAAAAACCCAGCGAAAAGGAAACAATATATGGGCCTTTAACAAAGTGTTTATCGAAGGCCAGACGACCCTTCTCCTCAACTCCCATCACGATACCGTAAAACCTAATGCCAGCTATAAAAATGATCCTTTCAAGGCGATAGTCGAGGAGGATAAATTGTATGGTTTGGGAAGTAATGACGCAGGGGGTTGTCTGGTTTCCCTGATCGCAACTTTCCTGCATTTTTATGAAAGGCCGGATCTGCCTTTCAATCTCGTTCTGGCAGCTACGGCAGAAGAAGAAATTTCCGGAGCCAATGGAATTGCCTCTATTCTGGAGGAGATTGGCAATATCGATGTAGCTATTGTAGGTGAGCCTACTCAAATGCGGATGGCCATAGCTGAAAAAGGCTTAATGGTGTTGGATTGTACGGTAAGAGGAAAAGCAGGTCATGCAGCAAGAGAAGAAGGAATCAATTCTATCTATAAATCTCTGAGCGACATCCAGTGGTTCCAGAATTATGCATTTGAAGAAGTTTCAGAATTATTGGGACCCGTAAAAATGTCTGTTACCCAGATACATGCCGGCACGCAGCACAATGTTGTCCCGGATAGCTGTAAATTTGTGGTGGATGTTCGAACCAATGAATTTTACAGCAATGAGGATGCTTACAAAATCATTACTGAGGAGGTGAGCTGCATGGTAAAAGCCCGTTCTTTCCGCCTGAACTCATCTCGTATCGATCTCAAACATCCCCTGGTACGCGCCGGGCAGTCGATGGGATTGGAGCATTTCGGTTCGCCTACTTTGTCAGATCAGGCATTGATTCCATTTCCGAGCATGAAAATTGGACCTGGAAAATCCGCCCGTTCTCATACAGCTGACGAATTTGTCCTGATCTCCGAAATTGAAGCAGGTATAGATACTTATATCAAGCTTATCACACGTCTGGAAGGTTATTACGAACCCGACTCAGACGAAACCTGGGAAGATCAAAACGAAGCCAGCCTGAACCTGAGTGCGGATATAGGGATGAGCTTATAG
- the argH gene encoding argininosuccinate lyase: MKLWDKGYSTEDIIESFTVGKDRELDLYLAPFDVMGTLAHIQMLESIDLLEKEELDILSAELKSIYREIEKGNFLIEDGIEDVHSQVEMMLTKKLGEVGKKVHSGRSRNDQVLLDLKLYFRSAIEEISSLTEKLFEGLQKQSEAYKDVLLPGYTHLQVAMPSSFGLWFGSYAEALIDDIYMLEAAWKVVNQNPLGSAAGYGSSFPLNRTMTTELLGFDTLAYNVVYAQMGRGKTEKLLAYAIASIGSTLSKLSMDVCLYMSQNFSFLGLPKELTTGSSIMPHKKNPDVFEMLRAKGNKLQALPFEISHITGNLPSGYHRDLQLTKESLLPAIEDCKNCLEIASYMIERLEVKSDILNHPIYDYLFSVEVVNREVLKGKPFREAYRIIGEAIDSGNFSPEKEINHRHEGSIGNLCTDEIKAKMDAAIGAFGFSEVHDKLASLMR; the protein is encoded by the coding sequence ATGAAACTCTGGGACAAAGGATACTCCACAGAAGACATCATAGAATCATTCACTGTCGGTAAAGACCGGGAGCTCGATTTATATCTGGCTCCATTCGATGTAATGGGAACCCTTGCCCACATACAGATGCTGGAGAGTATTGATCTATTGGAAAAAGAAGAACTCGACATACTTTCTGCCGAATTAAAATCTATCTATCGTGAAATCGAAAAGGGCAACTTCCTGATCGAAGATGGGATTGAGGATGTTCATTCGCAGGTGGAGATGATGCTGACGAAAAAGCTCGGCGAGGTAGGAAAGAAAGTACATAGTGGACGTTCGAGAAATGATCAGGTCCTGCTGGATTTAAAACTATACTTTCGTTCCGCAATAGAAGAAATCAGTTCTCTCACAGAAAAACTCTTTGAAGGTTTGCAGAAACAAAGTGAAGCTTATAAAGATGTCCTTTTACCGGGATACACCCATTTACAAGTAGCCATGCCTTCCTCCTTCGGCCTCTGGTTTGGCTCCTATGCCGAAGCTTTGATTGACGATATATATATGTTGGAAGCTGCCTGGAAGGTCGTAAATCAAAACCCTTTGGGTTCAGCGGCGGGATACGGCTCCTCCTTTCCCTTAAATCGGACCATGACTACCGAACTCCTGGGATTCGATACCCTGGCATACAATGTAGTCTATGCACAGATGGGGAGAGGGAAGACAGAGAAGCTTTTGGCCTATGCCATTGCCTCCATCGGTTCCACCCTATCCAAACTATCCATGGATGTCTGTCTGTATATGAGTCAGAATTTTAGCTTCCTGGGACTTCCCAAGGAATTGACTACGGGTTCCAGCATTATGCCCCATAAGAAGAATCCAGATGTCTTCGAAATGCTGCGCGCCAAAGGCAACAAATTACAGGCGCTTCCTTTCGAAATCAGTCATATCACTGGAAACCTCCCTTCCGGCTACCATAGAGACCTTCAGCTTACCAAAGAATCCCTGCTGCCTGCGATAGAAGATTGCAAGAACTGCCTGGAGATAGCGAGCTATATGATAGAAAGACTGGAGGTCAAAAGCGATATCCTCAATCACCCCATTTATGATTACCTATTTAGCGTAGAAGTGGTAAATCGGGAGGTGCTCAAAGGAAAGCCATTCCGTGAAGCCTATCGCATCATCGGCGAAGCCATCGATAGTGGCAACTTTAGCCCGGAAAAAGAGATCAATCACAGGCATGAAGGAAGCATCGGTAATCTTTGTACCGATGAAATCAAAGCGAAGATGGATGCTGCGATTGGGGCCTTTGGGTTTTCAGAAGTACATGATAAGCTAGCGAGTCTGATGCGCTAG
- a CDS encoding abortive infection family protein: protein MNKITKVTRGKIFDSIIIERINWNGSLEEPEFLSRVFDLRNLPSYDSRYTNMEGDVWQHRINNYDWEEYWVFTDDRLNLMDCDDALFLQFLCEMVHPVVRRDKTEVARLVQSFNEGLKYDGYELVEKAQISGHSIFGGRRVIIGNEMLQRKKREIENVLSEEYVIRQINIMESSVESSPELAIGTSKELIETICKTILHEREIEIERGWDLPKLLRETASNLKLAPGEITNEVKAADTIKKILGSLSTVVFGIAELRNNYGTGHGKDAKFKGLNSRHARLATGASSTLALFLLETHKIREEIELKEK, encoded by the coding sequence ATGAATAAGATAACTAAGGTAACTCGAGGTAAAATATTTGACTCTATTATAATCGAAAGAATTAATTGGAATGGTAGTTTAGAAGAACCTGAATTCCTTTCAAGAGTTTTTGACCTAAGAAACCTTCCTTCTTATGATAGTAGATACACCAATATGGAAGGAGACGTTTGGCAGCACAGAATTAATAATTATGATTGGGAAGAATATTGGGTATTTACTGATGATCGTTTGAATTTAATGGATTGTGATGATGCCTTGTTTTTGCAATTTCTCTGTGAGATGGTACACCCTGTTGTAAGAAGAGATAAAACTGAAGTGGCTAGATTAGTACAGTCATTTAACGAAGGCTTAAAATATGATGGTTATGAACTAGTGGAAAAAGCCCAAATTTCTGGACACTCAATTTTTGGCGGGAGAAGAGTAATTATTGGGAATGAAATGCTTCAAAGGAAAAAGCGTGAAATAGAAAATGTGTTGAGCGAGGAGTATGTTATTAGGCAAATTAATATTATGGAAAGCTCTGTAGAAAGCTCCCCAGAACTAGCTATAGGTACATCTAAGGAATTAATTGAAACCATATGTAAAACGATACTCCATGAGAGAGAAATTGAAATAGAACGGGGTTGGGACTTACCAAAATTATTGAGAGAAACAGCATCGAACTTAAAGCTAGCACCTGGCGAGATTACCAATGAAGTAAAAGCAGCAGATACAATAAAAAAGATATTGGGAAGTCTTTCGACAGTTGTTTTTGGGATTGCTGAATTGAGAAACAATTATGGTACCGGTCATGGAAAGGATGCAAAATTTAAGGGACTTAATTCAAGACACGCAAGATTAGCAACGGGAGCATCATCAACTCTTGCTTTATTTCTCCTTGAAACTCATAAAATCAGAGAAGAAATAGAATTAAAAGAAAAATAA
- a CDS encoding HNH endonuclease signature motif containing protein, which translates to MYKEKEEMTKVDLNDFKEQKDCTYKSELYSVRDNGAIYRHSRDNKPVRKLDNHWTFGKPTKQGYMRFASEVVHRIVACAFLGYPPTTQHIVDHKDTNRQNNRPENLRWLTKMENILKNPITVKKIEFYCGSIDAFLKDPSILSKFITEDPNFNWMRTVSAREAQNSWERLRKWSETENDNSSSIRGSLGEWIFKPFKKSEKERIEYELGNHSELSKMIEGILNKVEQETGINRKEFSLKSKKKEYLQARVYAAIRLREELDLSEEWISKIIGKSKSMVNTYLNYPDSYLKNVSYYKKK; encoded by the coding sequence GTGTATAAAGAAAAAGAAGAGATGACAAAGGTCGATTTAAACGATTTTAAGGAGCAAAAAGATTGTACCTACAAATCTGAACTTTATTCTGTAAGAGACAACGGAGCAATTTATCGTCATTCTAGAGATAACAAACCGGTTCGTAAACTAGATAATCACTGGACTTTTGGGAAACCAACTAAACAGGGATATATGCGTTTTGCTTCCGAAGTTGTTCATAGAATTGTTGCTTGTGCATTTTTAGGATATCCCCCAACAACTCAACATATTGTTGATCATAAAGACACAAATCGTCAAAACAATCGACCAGAAAATCTTCGATGGCTCACCAAAATGGAAAATATTTTGAAGAACCCCATAACGGTAAAGAAAATAGAATTCTATTGTGGAAGTATTGATGCTTTTCTTAAAGACCCTTCAATATTAAGCAAGTTTATAACTGAAGACCCAAATTTCAATTGGATGAGAACTGTCTCTGCCAGAGAAGCTCAAAATTCTTGGGAACGATTAAGAAAATGGTCAGAAACAGAAAATGATAATTCTTCATCAATAAGGGGTTCACTAGGAGAATGGATATTTAAGCCTTTCAAAAAATCAGAAAAAGAGCGAATAGAATACGAGTTAGGAAATCATTCCGAACTATCTAAAATGATCGAAGGCATTCTTAATAAAGTTGAGCAAGAAACGGGAATAAACAGAAAGGAATTTTCCTTAAAATCGAAGAAGAAGGAATACTTACAAGCACGAGTCTATGCCGCAATCCGACTTCGAGAAGAATTAGATTTATCAGAAGAATGGATTAGTAAAATCATTGGGAAGTCTAAAAGCATGGTAAACACATATTTAAATTACCCTGATAGTTATTTAAAGAATGTGAGCTATTACAAAAAAAAATAA